A portion of the Leptospira kobayashii genome contains these proteins:
- a CDS encoding methyl-accepting chemotaxis protein gives MFKRFALKFFIFTEFINLIILIPFAFWFVVFFIEPSTDQLKILLGGGILAAILAQVLQLFIGKQLKPLKIYLNLWERGETIPNEIFRDARNRLANLPGRVVLIGIIRWTLGTLISTIPFFLFQESTVSQEVNFTGILIFTAIVSILIAYIVAVVLLRNLYVKEIFIPPKNYQGENLDYQSLRLSLPILISALIQLLLIVLVLISFNSTKNAIDIAFQNQLSNINSNNSIIIERFFRSRETDILDFVSDKRIIQITKEKRWRELSPYLQKIHNDPLALYENTFVASPSGIVVASGLPDGAGIGKNLHDEAEARNNLKFTTDQTTIFSKAFRSPVTKESVILLTAPIRDESGEVIAIAGFPFLAGKFVQSVVGGLKLGGKSGYSLLLDRDLIAIWHPNEKYTLYDFKKESFGERLASASDDAFVKYSFNGSHKALMRKFNEKYQFYFITTIGVDEIEKSAIVSMVWLSVIGTLSSIFINIFVVLLLKSRLSGLSKVEMILERIKKGDLTEKTHPDSVDELGKLQEGLNNTIDQIADVVGANQMISEDLASSAEQMSVALGSLSANAQTQAASAEEISASIEEITAAVENVDARSDEQAQKVEILKAQMNHLSNIIQAMGRQVGKASEDVTEITNEAQRGQASLDFMRNSITKISESSQEIGSVIEIINNISEQINLLALNAAIEAARAGVYGRGFAVVADEIGKLADKTAQSIQDIDSLIQANEKEITNGTETIESTISLIQAIIKGVNSFQDLTHSIESNTKEQLVINQKVITEVDSVNEISRGIKLSMEEQKIAIGEVAQAIFSINDLTQSTAAGLEEMTATSNGMANLAETLKRKINFFQLSKSVPLIPRS, from the coding sequence ATGTTCAAAAGATTCGCTCTCAAATTTTTCATTTTCACAGAATTCATCAATCTAATCATTTTGATACCATTTGCCTTTTGGTTCGTGGTTTTTTTCATAGAGCCGTCTACTGACCAGCTCAAAATTTTATTGGGAGGGGGGATTTTAGCGGCCATTCTTGCTCAAGTTTTACAGTTGTTCATCGGGAAACAACTCAAACCCCTTAAAATTTATCTAAATCTTTGGGAACGGGGTGAAACCATTCCAAACGAAATTTTCCGTGATGCAAGGAACAGACTCGCCAATTTGCCGGGAAGGGTTGTTTTGATCGGAATCATAAGATGGACTCTCGGTACTTTGATTTCAACGATTCCTTTCTTTCTTTTTCAAGAATCGACTGTTTCTCAGGAAGTGAATTTTACCGGGATACTGATCTTTACCGCAATTGTAAGTATTCTTATCGCTTATATTGTAGCGGTTGTTCTGTTGCGGAATTTATACGTAAAAGAAATATTCATACCTCCCAAAAACTATCAGGGCGAAAATTTGGATTACCAAAGTTTAAGATTGTCTTTGCCGATTTTGATCTCCGCTTTGATTCAACTTTTGCTGATAGTGCTGGTTCTAATTAGTTTCAACTCTACTAAAAATGCAATAGATATCGCATTTCAAAACCAATTGTCCAATATCAATTCCAATAATTCAATCATAATCGAACGATTTTTCAGATCGAGAGAAACGGACATTCTGGACTTCGTATCTGACAAACGGATTATTCAGATAACAAAAGAAAAACGATGGAGAGAACTTTCTCCTTATTTACAAAAGATACACAATGATCCTTTGGCATTATATGAAAATACTTTTGTAGCATCTCCTTCGGGCATCGTTGTGGCGAGCGGATTGCCCGATGGTGCAGGCATTGGCAAAAATCTGCATGATGAGGCGGAAGCCAGAAACAACCTGAAATTTACTACGGACCAAACAACGATTTTCAGTAAGGCATTCCGTTCTCCCGTCACAAAAGAGTCCGTGATTCTTCTAACGGCACCCATTAGAGACGAATCGGGAGAGGTGATTGCCATTGCAGGCTTTCCTTTTCTTGCAGGCAAATTTGTCCAGTCGGTGGTCGGCGGACTGAAGTTAGGTGGGAAAAGCGGATATTCTCTTCTTTTGGATCGGGATTTGATCGCGATTTGGCACCCTAATGAAAAATACACTTTATATGATTTTAAAAAAGAATCCTTCGGAGAAAGGTTAGCCAGTGCTTCGGATGATGCATTTGTAAAGTATTCTTTCAACGGTTCTCATAAGGCATTGATGCGTAAGTTCAACGAAAAATACCAATTTTATTTCATTACTACTATAGGTGTGGATGAGATTGAAAAAAGCGCAATCGTTTCCATGGTTTGGCTTTCCGTGATAGGTACTTTGAGTTCTATTTTCATCAATATATTTGTAGTTTTGCTTTTGAAAAGTAGGCTATCGGGTTTGTCTAAAGTCGAAATGATTTTGGAGAGAATCAAAAAAGGCGACTTAACGGAAAAGACTCATCCCGACTCAGTTGATGAATTGGGTAAATTGCAAGAAGGTTTGAACAATACGATCGATCAGATCGCCGATGTAGTAGGCGCCAATCAAATGATATCGGAAGATTTGGCATCCTCCGCAGAACAAATGTCAGTTGCCCTGGGGAGCCTTTCCGCAAATGCCCAAACACAGGCTGCTTCTGCGGAAGAAATTTCCGCATCGATTGAAGAAATCACAGCTGCAGTTGAAAATGTGGACGCTAGGTCCGATGAGCAGGCGCAGAAAGTGGAAATTCTGAAAGCGCAAATGAATCACTTGTCCAATATCATTCAAGCAATGGGAAGACAAGTTGGAAAAGCTTCGGAGGATGTGACCGAAATCACAAACGAGGCTCAGAGGGGCCAGGCTTCTTTGGATTTTATGCGAAACAGCATAACGAAGATCAGCGAAAGTTCTCAGGAGATCGGAAGTGTGATAGAAATCATAAATAATATCTCCGAGCAGATCAACTTACTTGCATTAAATGCAGCAATCGAAGCGGCAAGAGCGGGGGTTTACGGAAGAGGTTTTGCGGTTGTTGCGGATGAGATCGGCAAATTGGCGGATAAAACTGCTCAGTCCATACAAGATATCGATTCTTTGATCCAAGCGAATGAAAAAGAAATTACCAATGGAACGGAAACCATTGAATCCACGATTTCTTTGATTCAGGCGATCATCAAAGGTGTGAATTCATTCCAGGATTTGACTCATTCCATCGAATCCAATACCAAAGAACAACTTGTGATCAATCAGAAAGTGATTACGGAAGTCGATAGTGTGAACGAAATCAGCCGAGGGATCAAACTTTCCATGGAAGAACAAAAGATTGCAATCGGAGAAGTGGCACAGGCGATTTTCAGTATCAACGATCTGACTCAATCTACGGCAGCAGGTTTGGAAGAAATGACTGCAACATCCAACGGAATGGCGAATTTGGCGGAAACTTTAAAACGGAAAATTAATTTTTTCCAATTGAGTAAATCGGTTCCTTTGATTCCGAGATCATAA